TAAATTTTATGCCATGTCATATTTATGGTATGAGTTTGAGTCAAAATAACTTTTAAGTGACAAAAAATAGTTTAGTAACTTTAATGAAATTGAAACATAGTTGAGTGACCATCAGTGAAATTAACCCAGGGAACTAATCAATGTTGACAATATCAATCTAGCCCCGGGTTTCTTCACTAGAAATGATATCTTGTCCTAGTTGTATAGGTCTTTAAGACCATCTCCAACCCTAACACCAAATTTTACACCAAAATGGTGTAACACCAAATTTACTCCAACCATTACACCATTTTTTGTACCAAAAAAGAATATTTcttctctcttctatattatattattatcttctatttaaattttattttttatttccttcaaataaattctatcttttttcttttttccatattcatcatatataattcacattcaccacttatataatcatttattacaaaattattttaaaggataaatcaTTTATTACAAAAACTAAActtatgttttatgtttttttaatgtATCCTCCCTTGATATACTTTAATtataatgtatttttattttatgtattgttaattttgtttttaaattttagttttcacttttcaattttagcaacattAGACATCTTACAtttgcatttatcatttttaaataatggttatatttttttatacaattataataataataaaattaacttaaaattttatataaagataatatatacaaaaattaatatatcaaaaaataggatataaaattaaaattataaagatcttaatataaaaattaattatatacacaatatatgataaattaaaagtccaaaaaattaaaagaagaataaaataataataaattaaatttgGTGTTGATGAATAGTGTTGCACCAAATTTGGTGCAACATTATCCATGCACTATAATGGTGCAAGATTTAGTGTTCTATTGGAGcaaaaaaataccaaattttaCACCAAATTTAGATTTGGTGCAAAAAATAGTGCACCCTTGGAGATGCCCTAACACCCTTTCCTACTACCTCCCACGTACTCTTAACACCATTGGCATAACACTAACCAAACGCTTAGCCTTGGACCTTTTTAGGCACAAAACATTGTCATTGTTGAATTTTTTTGTACATTTCCTAAGAAGTTTTACTAAGTGCTTATGAGAACATCATTTCGGACGTTGATAATCTCGTTCTAGTTAGGTGCCCTAATGGTCGCGCAACATAAAAGGACCTCGGCTCTAGTATTGAATGAAATGTCTAAAATGTTGAAAATCTAAAACCACCATTCAttcttagagcccgtttggatataagaattttttcactttttttttccaaaatttttcaCTTATTTCGAAATTAGTATTTGaccataaaatttttaattttcacttgaagattaATTTTgcaatttttcgaaaatttgaaaaacttcaaaaagctattcttcaaaattttcactcaaatcactcacaaaacttaaaaaataacccaaaattatattcatgtccaaacacaactctaattttcaaataccattttcacttgaattttttttttttttggaattttacaattcttatgtccaaacgcccacttataTCACAATAATTATTTTGGAGGGGTAATTTCGTCAAAGAAACATtgattgaaaattgaaaactcaAATACAGCTGGCGGGGTGAAGGGCAGCGGGGGAATTAAggtaaaaaattcaaaatttaaggGTACCCCTCAAAATATATTTGGATAGGTGAACTAATTCAGACAGCGCACCACCAAAAACGCGGAGCAAATCCAAATTAAGGCAATATATTTGAGTATAGTAGTAGTATTGCCTTAgtatttttttctctttaattACAATTACAATTACAATTACAATTACTTAACGTGTGTGCAATTCTCTGTTCACACTTGTCATTTCTTCGTATATTAACACTGAGATGTATTGAAGATTTCCTTCTGATTTATTTCCCATTACAAGAATTCCTTAGTGTTCCTGCTTTAGAAGAAAAGTTAGAGATTTTATGTGCCACTTCTTGTTGCTGCAGTAAGAATCTGAAAGGACTCATCTTTGACTGAAGAGAAGGTATGCTTCTTTTTGGGTCACCCATTTGGCTATTTTGAGTTCTTGAATGAATATTTGATTTTTATAAGTCTCCTTTTAACTCTAAGAGCAAGATGACCCAAGTTTGTGTTtctgttttatgtgttttgttatAGAAAAGATTTAATTTGGATAGACCCGTATGTTACTTGGAAATCTTGGTATCAAATTGGGgcgcttgttttttttttctgcttAGAAAATGATTTTATTGGGGTTTTAAGCAGAAGCTTTCAGTTTGTCCAAATCTATAAGATTTGGTGGATTAAGTTCAGTATAGCCGGTGAATAATTTGAAGATAATAAAAATCTATAAcagaatgaaaaaaaatgtctatCTTTGTTTTTCTTTAGAGCAGTCTAAGGGGCCGTTTGGCCTacaaatttttttacttttttttttaaatcagcgTTTGGCCATGAAATCTTtgattttcacttgaagatgaatttcataatttttcgaaaatttgaaaaactccaaaaggttgttttttgagtttatcaaaattttcacttcaaatgactcacaaaaattcaaaagcaACCCAAACttgtattcatgtccaaacacaactctaactTTCTAATACCATTTTTACTTgaaattttttttcactttttttttgggtttttacgattcttatgtccaaacgcccactaaataTTTAGCATGGTTCTCTTGGTTTCTTGGATGCAGGTAAGAGATGGGAAGAAGTCTTAGCCCAATACTTAGAAGACAACTGGAGAATTTGGATAAGGATGCTGAGAGTAGAAAATGTGCAATGAAAGCATTGAAGTCATATGTGAAAGAGCTAGATTCCAAGGCAATCCCTCTCTTTCTTGCTCAGGTTTCTGAAACTAAAGAATCCAATGCTTCATCCGGTGAATACACAATTTCACTCTATGAGGTACTTGCCCGTGTACATGGGCCGAAAATTGTTCCTCAAATTGATAACATCATGAGCACTATTATCAAGACCCTTACATCCAGTGCTGGTTCTTTTGCTCTTCACCAAGCTTGTTCAAAAGTTGTTCCAGCCATTGCGAGGTATGGTATGGACCCAACTACACCAGAGGAAAAGAAGAGATACATTATACACTCCCTCTCTAAGCCCCTTTCAGATTGTCTTCTCGGGAGTCAGGAGAGTTTATCTTCTGGAGCTGCTCTCTGCCTAAAGGCTCTTGTGGATTCTGATAATTGGCGTGTTGCTTCAAATGAGATGGTTCATGAGGTTTGTCAAAGAGTTGCCGGTGCTTTGGAGAAGCATACTCAAACCAATTCTCATATGGCTCTAGTCACTTCTTTAGCCAAACATAATAGCTTAATCATGGAAGCTTATGCAAGATTGTTGATACAGTCTGGATTACAAATTATAAATAGTAGCAGCGGCGAAGGAGTTTCTCAAAAAAGATTGTCTGCCATTCATATGGTCAACTCTTTGATGAAGCATTTGGATCAAAGAAGCATACAATCTGAGGTTAGAATGGTTATTGAGGAGATGGAAAAATGTCAATCTGATAAGATGCTTTATGTTAGAGGGGCTGCATTTGAAGCATTACAGACTGCAAAGAAAATATGCTCTGAGAAGGTTCCAAAATTTGAGAGAGATGTGGATTCAACGACTGGATCCAACTTTGACAGTAGAGGGAACATTATATGGAGCTCCGGTGACCAATCACCTTTAACTGCATCACCAGAATCACACACAGTTAACTCATTTGTTGACTATGAACCATTCATGGACTCCCCTCTTTCAATAAATCAGGGTAACGATAGAAGGAGTGTGAACCGAAAACTTTGGAGAAGGAGTGGAAATGGTGGTGTAGATGTGTCTCTAAAGGATGGCATCTTCTCAGAATTCACCCATGGAAATGGCGTCACACACTCTGAGGTTCATAACGATTTTGGAGATAACACTGCTGTGTTTGCTGGATTTTTGCCAGGATCTGCTCGAAATGGTTTTGTCAGAAGTGCTACTCCCAGTCCTCAGGTAAAACATGTTATTGACTACCGTTCTTTGCCTAGTTTATAT
This sequence is a window from Nicotiana sylvestris chromosome 3, ASM39365v2, whole genome shotgun sequence. Protein-coding genes within it:
- the LOC104243911 gene encoding protein SINE1, encoding MGRSLSPILRRQLENLDKDAESRKCAMKALKSYVKELDSKAIPLFLAQVSETKESNASSGEYTISLYEVLARVHGPKIVPQIDNIMSTIIKTLTSSAGSFALHQACSKVVPAIARYGMDPTTPEEKKRYIIHSLSKPLSDCLLGSQESLSSGAALCLKALVDSDNWRVASNEMVHEVCQRVAGALEKHTQTNSHMALVTSLAKHNSLIMEAYARLLIQSGLQIINSSSGEGVSQKRLSAIHMVNSLMKHLDQRSIQSEVRMVIEEMEKCQSDKMLYVRGAAFEALQTAKKICSEKVPKFERDVDSTTGSNFDSRGNIIWSSGDQSPLTASPESHTVNSFVDYEPFMDSPLSINQGNDRRSVNRKLWRRSGNGGVDVSLKDGIFSEFTHGNGVTHSEVHNDFGDNTAVFAGFLPGSARNGFVRSATPSPQRSRSHVNVESVKIFATPRKLIHLLQDANDVNSDFSERKTRRFRSPSLCRCERSPARSEENGLFNRKRCEDRDGTLSNDDKQCHLNSESVSSTDNAQADGDLQVSSDDVARNGTESQGVIHYKGYTSTRILFFGILVVLLAAFILLLWIGDKDQSYNLVPT